TGTGATTACCCCGGATCAGGTCGAAGATTTTGTGTCCCAACTGCGGGTGAGCAAGTTGCACGGCGTGGGCAAGGTGACGGCCGATAAGCTGGCGCGCCTGGGCATCGAAGACTGCTTGCAGCTGCGTGAATGGAACAAGTTGGCGCTGGTGCGCGAATTCGGCAGTTTTGGCGAGCGACTGTGGAGCCTGGCCCGTGGGATTGATGACCGCGTGGTGCAAAATGACAGCCGGCGGCAATCCATCAGTGTGGAAAATACCTACGATGTGGACCTGCCGGATCTCTCAAGTTGCCTGGCGAAACTGCCCGAGCTGATGGAAACCCTGGCGGGGCGCATGGCGCGCATCGACAGCAGCTACCGCGCAGGCAAGCCGTTCGTTAAGGTCAAGTTTCATGACTTTACCCAGACGACGCTGGAACAGGCCGGGGCAGGGCGAGATCTGGAAAGTTATCAACAGCTGATGACCCAGGCGTTTAATCGCGGTGGGAAGCCGGTGCGGTTGTTGGGGATTGGCGTGCGGTTGCTGGACTTGAGCAACGGCAACGAGCAACTCGAGTTCTCCTGGTAGAGCCCGGATCAAAACGGTGGGAGCTGGCTTGCCTGCGATAGCGATGTATCAGTCGCCATCAATGCAAGCTGGCCCACCGCTATCGCAGGCAAGCCAGCTCCCACATTTGGATCTTCAGCAACTTGGCAATCTCAGCGAGCGCCGGGATCTGCGACTAATCGCCCCGCATCCTTGGTCAGGGCCTGCAGAAACTCCTGCTGCAATTCCGGATCATTGCGGGTCAGTTCGATCAGGCTTTGTTCCAGTTCGCTGGCTTCTTCTTCCAGGCCCAGCTCCGACAGGCGCTTGACCCGGTGCACCCACTGGCTGACTTCGTCGTCTTCCAGGTCGTCATAGATCAGGCCGTGGGCCTCCAGCAACTTGCCGCGCAGGGTGCTGCTGATGGCCAGGGTCGAGTCCGAGTGCACATCGTCCTGGCCGTCTTCCACGCTGATTTTCAAGGTGCTGATGCGATTCAAGTCCTGCTCGGCAAACGGGCTGTCCAACAGGTTCAGGCGCAGGACGCCGTTGCGGTCGGTGGTCAGCTCATGCACCTGCTTGCCGGCCGTGACCTGTACCGGACGTTCGCTCCAGGGCAGGCTCGAATACTCCACGCGTTTGTCGCGCTGGACTTCGTCGATACCCGCCAGGTTCTGTTGCGCACGGCCATGGGATTGCACGTTCATGAACGGGTTGAGGCCGTCCACGCCGTAGCTCAGCCAATCGTGGGTCATGCTGGTTGGCAGGTTGCCGAGGGCAAAGATATTCGCCACGTTGGCCCCCGCGCCCGCCACCAAAGCGACCGCGCCCAATGGCATCTCATAGAGTTTGCGCCAGGGCTGGTAGGGGGTGTAGCGATCGTAACGGCGGGTGACTTCGAATTCGGTGACCTCAAAGGTCTTCTGCTCGTGAATGCGAACCCGGCGTTGCGGCAGTTCCAGCACTTTGGGTTCGCCTACATCGATCTGCAGGCTGTGGTCGAGCAACTTACGCTCGACCCGCTCCTCCTGCTCACTGCGTTGCGACATCTGGTTGGCGCAGCCGCTGACCAGCAGGGCGCCGCACAAGGCGGCGCCCCCCAGGGCTCTGGTGTTTCGCTTGAACATGACTTCTCTTGATCTGGTTTTCAGCGACGAATACGCGCCTGAAGGAAAGACAGCACGTCAGCCACCGGCAACGGTTGGGCTTCGGCTTCGGTCCGGCTCTTGTATTCCAGATTGCCATCGGCCAGGCCGCGGTCACTGACCACGATCCGGTGCGGGATGCCAATCAGTTCCATGTCGGCGAACTTGATGCCCGGGCTGGTTTTCTTGTCCCGGTCATCCAGCAGCACTTCAAAACCAGCCGCCGTGAGTTCGGCGTACAGCTTGTCGGTGGCTTCGCGTACTTGCTCGGTTTCGTAACGCAGCGGTACCAGGGCCACCTGGAACGGCGCCAGGGCGTCACTCCAGATAATCCCTTTCTCGTCGTTGTTCTGCTCGATGGCAGCCGCAACCACGCGGGAAACGCCAATGCCGTAGCAGCCCATGTCCAGGGTGATCGGCTTGCCGTTCTCGCCCAGCACTTCGCACTTCATCGCCTTGCTGTACTTGTTGCCCAGCTGGAAGATATGCCCGACTTCAATGCCGCGCTTGATTTCCAGGGTGCCCTTGCCGTCCGGGCTTGGGTCGCCGGCTACCACGTTACGCAGGTCGGCCACGGTCGGAACCGGCAAGTCACGCTCCCAGTTCACGCCGAAGTAGTGCTTGTCATCAATATTGGCACCGATCCCGAAGTCGCTCATCAGCTCAACCGAGCGGTCGATGATGATCGGCAACGGCAGGTTCAGCGGGCCGAGCGAACCGGCGCCGGCGCCAATGGCGTCACGCAGTTCGGCATCGGTGGCCATGACCAGCGGGCTGGCCACGCCAGGTTGCTGGGCCGCCTTGATTTCGTTGAGTTCGTGGTCGCCACGGATCACCAGGGCAATCAGCTTGCCTTCTTCTTCGGCGCGCACGATCAGGGTCTTGATGGTCTTTTCAATCGGCAGATTGAATTTTTCCACCAGGGCCGCGATGGTCTTGGTCTCCGGGGTCTCCACCAGACGCAGCTCTTCGGCCGGCGCAGGGCGCGAGGTTTCGCGTGGCACGGCTTCGGCTTTCTCGATGTTCGCCGCGTAGTCGGAACCGTTTGCTGAACACGATATCGTCTTCGCCGGATTCGGCCAGCACGTGGAATTCGTGGGAGCCGGCGCCGCCGATGGAACCGTTGTCCGCTTCAACCGGGCGGAATTTCAGGCCCAGGCGCGTGAACACGTTGCAGTAAGCCTGGTGCATGCGGTCGTAGGTGACCTGCAGGGATGCCTGGTCGGCGTGGAACGAATACGCGTCCTTCATGATGAATTCGCGGCCGCGCATCAAGCCGAAGCGCGGGCGGATTTCGTCACGGAATTTGGTCTGGATCTGATACAGGTTCAGCGGCAGCTGTTTATAGCTGCTCAGCTCGTTGCGCATCAGGTCGGTGATCACTTCTTCATGGGTCGGGCCGGCGCAGAAATCGCGGCCGTGACGGTCCTTGAAGCGCAGCAACTCAGGGCCGTACTCTTCCCAGCGCCCGGATTCCTGCCACAGTTCAGCCGGTTGGGTGCTCGGCATCAACACTTCCAGAGAGCCGGCGGCGTTCATTTCTTCACGAACGATGGCTTCGACCTTGCGCATCACCTTCAAGCCCATGGGCAGCCAGGTGTACAGGCCCGAGGCCAGTTTGCGGATCATGCCGGCGCGCAGCATCAGCTGGTGGCTGATCACAACCGCGTCGGAAGGCGTTTCTTTCTGTGTGGCGAGCAAATATTGACTGGTACGCATGGTAGGCCGTTGTCGGTTGCTTGGACTTGAAATGACTTCGGATTGTACGGGCGGTTGCTGCCGGAGTACAGGTATGAGGCCGCAGTGTGTTTTTGTGGGAGGTGTGTCAGTCCTCTACCGGTGGATTCAATTTGATCCGCCGATTTTCCTGATACCAATGCAGCGCAATCAGCAGCAGCGTCGGCACGCCCAGCATGCAAGTGATCAGGAAGAAGTTGTGATACCCGAACTTCTCCACCATCACCCCCGAGTACCCACCGATCAAGCGCGGCAGCAACAGCATGATCGAGCTGAGCAGCGCATATTGGGTGGCCGAGAACTTGAGGTTGGTCAGGCTCGACAGGTAAGCCACGAAGGCCGAGGTGGCCAGGCCCGAGCTGAAGTTATCCAGAGAAATGGTGAAGATCAGCATCTGCAGGTCGGGGCCCCTGTCGGCGAGCATCACGAACAGCAGGTTGGTGCCGGCCGACGCCACGCCGCCGATAAACAGGATCGGCAGGATACCGAACCG
The genomic region above belongs to Pseudomonas poae and contains:
- the dinB gene encoding DNA polymerase IV, with product MTQRKIIHVDCDCFYAAIEMRDDPNLAQKPLAVGGSADRRGVIATCNYEARAYGVRSAMSSRHALKLCPDLTIVKPRMDAYKEASKEIQTIFRDYTDLIEPLSLDEAYLDVSDCAHFGGSATRIAQDIRRRVSNQLHITVSAGVAPNKFLAKIASDWKKPNGLFVITPDQVEDFVSQLRVSKLHGVGKVTADKLARLGIEDCLQLREWNKLALVREFGSFGERLWSLARGIDDRVVQNDSRRQSISVENTYDVDLPDLSSCLAKLPELMETLAGRMARIDSSYRAGKPFVKVKFHDFTQTTLEQAGAGRDLESYQQLMTQAFNRGGKPVRLLGIGVRLLDLSNGNEQLEFSW